Proteins encoded by one window of Musa acuminata AAA Group cultivar baxijiao chromosome BXJ2-9, Cavendish_Baxijiao_AAA, whole genome shotgun sequence:
- the LOC135623784 gene encoding DEAD-box ATP-dependent RNA helicase 39-like, with product MACGGATGKALLSSSSSSLFFSRTLFSYNKPRFPPPLRVFPGFTRALCLSTAPTAIATTDEEQAPQPLRHSLLLERLRLRHLRDQSKGIDQGRAPISPSLPRPANVAVKKERKEKKRGSASSFEELGLGDEVMGAVKEMEISVPTEIQCIAVPAVLEGKSVVLGSHTGSGKTLAYMLPIVQLMRQDEALSGVLMRPRRPRAVVLCPTRELCEQVFRVAKSISHHARFRSTMISGGGRLRPQEDSLSEPIDMVVGTPGRILQHINDGNMVYGDIKFLVLDEADTMFDQGFGPDIRKFLGPLKNRAAKPGDHGFQTVLVTATMTKAVQNLVDEEFQGIIHLRTSSFQKKVASARHDFIKLSGAENKLEALLQVLEPSLSKGNRVMVFCNTLNSSRAVDHFLTENQIFTVNYHGEVPAEERVENLRKFKSEDGDCPTLVCTDLAARGLDLDVDHVIMFDFPLNSIDYLHRTGRTARMGAKGKVTSLVAKKDIPLATRIEEAMKKNESLEALSANSVRRDAFISKQIDQKYKAKVILTKSSSKASKKATSAQKSMAASKGKASASTKSKTTVAISKPIKSPGGGKREPTRGNKLQQSRKSGITRIPTSKLSVVGFRGRSSAGRKQSPKRT from the exons ATGGCCTGCGGAGGAGCTACTGGAAAAGCGctcctttcctcctcttcctcgtccttATTCTTCTCTCGGACCCTCTTTTCCTACAATAAGCCTCGCTTCCCGCCGCCGCTTAGGGTTTTCCCGGGGTTTACCCGTGCTCTCTGCCTCTCCACTGCTCCAACGGCCATCGCCACCACTGACGAGGAGCAGGCTCCGCAGCCACTGCGCCATTCTCTCCTGCTTGAAAGACTCCGTCTGCGACACCTCAGGGACCAATCGAAGGGCATTGATCAGGGGCGGGCGCCGATCTCTCCGTCGCTTCCGCGCCCCGCGAATGTTGCGGTCAAGAAGGAGCGCAAGGAGAAGAAGCGTGGGTCGGCGTCGAGCTTCGAGGAGTTGGGACTGGGTGATGAGGTGATGGGAGCGGTGAAGGAGATGGAGATCTCGGTGCCGACGGAGATCCAGTGCATCGCGGTGCCCGCCGTGCTCGAGGGTAAAAGTGTCGTTTTGGGCTCTCATACTGGGTCTGGCAAGACCCTGGCTTACATGCTGCCCATAGTTCAG CTGATGCGGCAAGATGAAGCATTATCTGGAGTGCTGATGAGACCCAGGCGTCCTAGAGCTGTTGTGCTTTGTCCAACAAGGGAGCTATGTGAACAg GTTTTCCGTGTAGCCAAGTCTATAAGCCATCATGCTAGGTTCCGGTCAACTATGATCAGTGGAGGTGGACGTTTAAGACCTCAAGAAGATTCTCTAAGTGAACCGATCGATATGGTTGTTGGGACCCCAGGAAGAATTCTTCAACATATCAATGATGGGAATATGGTTTATGGGGACATAAAATTCTTG GTTTTGGATGAGGCAGATACAATGTTTGATCAAGGCTTTGGTCCTGACATACGCAAGTTTCTTGGACCCCTAAAGAACCGTGCTGCTAAACCTGGTGACCATGGTTTTCAAACTGTTTTGGTCACTGCAACCATGACTAAG GCAGTGCAAAACTTGGTTGATGAGGAATTCCAGGGAATAATTCATTTGCGCACTTCTAGTTTTCAAAAGAAAGTTGCATCTGCTCGACATGACTTTATTAAACTTTCTGGTGCTGAGAACAAGCTTGAAGCTCTTCTACAG GTTCTGGAGCCAAGTTTGTCAAAGGGAAATAGGGTTATGGTCTTCTGCAATACACTAAATTCCAGTCGTGCTGTTGATCATTTTCTTACTGAGAATCAGATATTCACTGTAAATTACCATGGAGAGGTGCCAGCAGAGGAAAG AGTTGAAAACCTGAGAAAGTTTAAGAGTGAAGATGGAGATTGTCCAACTTTGGTGTGCACGGATTTGGCTGCTAGAGGACTGGACCTAGATGTTGACCATGTTATTATGTTTGATTTTCCATTGAATTCT ATTGATTATCTCCATCGGACTGGAAGAACTGCTCGTATGGGTGCCAAAG GCAAAGTGACAAGCCTTGTCGCAAAGAAAGATATTCCTTTAGCCACTCGAATTGAAGAAgccatgaagaaaaatgagagctTGGAAGCTCTTTCCGCCAACAGTGTGAGAAGAGATGCCTTCATATCAAAACAGATTGATCAGAAATATAAAGCAAAAGTGATTTTAACCAAAAGTTCATCCAAAGCGAGCAAAAAAGCAACATCAGCCCAAAAATCAATGGCAGCCAGTAAAGGAAAAGCATCAGCATCAACAAAATCAAAAACGACTGTCGCAATCTCAAAGCCTATCAAGTCTCCTGGTGGTGGAAAAAGGGAACCAACgaggggcaacaagctgcaacagAGTAGAAAATCTGGCATCACAAGAATTCCTACGTCTAAGCTCAGTGTTGTTGGTTTCAGGGGGCGCAGTTCTGCTGGCAGAAAGCAATCACCTAAACGTACATGA
- the LOC103999305 gene encoding protein CLP1 homolog, which produces MASARQFELAKESELRVEVGPDAPLRLRLLSGAAEIFGTELPPGNWISAPPHSKIAVFTWNGATIELDGISEVEYVADETPMVSYVNVHAILDARRARAKSSQASGMDSSQGPRVIVVGPTDSGKSSLCKMLLSWACKLGWKPTYVDLDIGQGSITIPGCIAATPVEMPIDVMEGIPLEMPIVYFYGHTTPSANGDLYKVLVKELAATLERQFSGNAEARAAGMVINTMGWVEGLGYELLLHAIDTFKCDVVLVLGQEKLCSMLKDVLKSKPNVDVVKLHKSGGVVLRNQRVRQKTRSLRIREYFYGLANDLSAHSNIVNFTDISVYRIGGGPQAPRSALPIGAEPVADPTRLVAVNINRDLLHLVLAVSYAKEPDQIISSNVAGFIYVTDIDIQRKKITYLAPCPGELPSKILIVGTLTWLEG; this is translated from the exons ATGGCCTCGGCCCGGCAGTTCGAATTAGCGAAGGAGAGCGAGCTCAGGGTGGAGGTCGGCCCCGACGCGccgctccgcctccgcctcctctcCGGCGCCGCCGAGATCTTCGGCACTGAATTGCCCCCAGGCAATTGGATCTCCGCTCCTCCACATAGCAAGATCGCA GTGTTCACCTGGAATGGCGCGACTATCGAACTGGacggaatcagcgaagtggagtACGTGGCGGATGAG ACGCCGATGGTGAGTTATGTGAATGTTCATGCCATTCTTGATGCGAGAAGAGCTCGTGCGAAGTCATCTCAAGCTAGTGGTATGGACTCTTCGCAG GGTCCTAGGGTGATTGTTGTAGGACCCACTGATTCAGGGAAGAGTAGCTTGTGCAAGATGCTTCTGAGCTGGGCTTGTAAACTGGGTTGGAAACCTACCTATGTGGATCTGGATATTGGTCAGGGGTCCATAACCATTCCTGGGTGCATTGCTGCTACTCCAGTTGAGATGCCTATAGATGTCATGGAAGGAATTCCTTTAGAAATGCCTATTGTGTACTTTTATGGGCATACAACTCCGAG TGCAAATGGGGATCTCTACAAAGTACTTGTGAAGGAGCTGGCTGCAACTCTGGAGAGACAATTCTCTGGAAATGCTGAAGCTAGAGCTGCAGGCATGGTGATTAACACCATGGGATGGGTGGAAGGTCTTGGTTACGAG TTGCTTCTTCATGCAATTGACACTTTCAAGTGTGATGTGGTTCTAGTCTTGGGGCAG GAGAAACTGTGCAGCATGCTCAAGGATGTTTTGAAGAGTAAGCCTAATGTAGATGTCGTGAAACTTCATAAATCAGGAGGGGTAGTACTGAGGAATCAAAGAGTCCGTCAAAAGACAAGGAGCTTGAGAATCAGG GAATACTTTTACGGGCTTGCAAATGATTTATCTGCACACTCAAATATTGTCAACTTCACTGACATTTCAGTTTATCGTATCGGTGGTGGCCCACAGGCTCCTCGTTCTGCTCTGCCTATAGGTGCAGAGCCTGTAGCTGACCCAACTCGCTTAGTTGCAGTTAACATAAACCGTGATTTGCTACATCTTGTTTTAGCTGTTTCATATGCTAAGGAACCTGATCAAATTATATCCAG CAACGTTGCTGGGTTCATTTATGTCACTGATATAGACATCCAGAG GAAGAAGATTACATATCTCGCACCGTGCCCTGGCGAACTCCCTAGCAAAATTTTAATAGTGGGAACCTTGACATGGTTGGAAGGTTGA
- the LOC135623785 gene encoding 17.1 kDa class II heat shock protein-like, with product MRGMEFMMGMENDPLIATIHHLMDFPEEVEKVVSTPARAYVRDRKAMASTPADVKEVPGALVFEIDMPGAKTGEIKVQVEDDHTLVVSGERRRAEDKEGKYQRMERRMGKFMRKFPLPEDANLEAITACFQEGVLTVRVEKKPPPEPKKAKTIEVKVGGSSEG from the coding sequence ATGAGAGGGATGGAGTTTATGATGGGGATGGAGAACGATCCCCTGATCGCCACCATCCACCATCTGATGGACTTCCCGGAGGAGGTGGAGAAGGTGGTGAGCACCCCCGCCCGCGCCTACGTCCGTGACCGCAAGGCCATGGCCTCCACCCCGGCGGACGTCAAGGAGGTGCCCGGCGCGCTGGTGTTCGAAATCGACATGCCCGGGGCCAAGACCGGAGAGATCAAGGTGCAGGTGGAGGACGACCACACCCTGGTCGTCAGCGGGGAGCGGCGCCGGGCGGAGGACAAGGAAGGCAAGTACCAGCGCATGGAGCGGCGCATGGGGAAGTTCATGCGCAAGTTCCCGCTGCCGGAGGACGCCAACCTCGAAGCCATCACAGCGTGCTTCCAGGAGGGGGTGCTCACCGTCAGGGTGGAGAAGAAGCCGCCGCCGGAGCCGAAGAAGGCCAAGACCATCGAGGTCAAGGTTGGGGGCTCATCCGAAGGCTAG
- the LOC103999307 gene encoding cytochrome P450 90D2 isoform X2: MDFTCVHEVSNGACEDGGTVTYKGVDRGIQLGRMDRLMMIWATLMVLLMAAIISQTRRMRRSHKRARLPAGSPGWPLVGETFEFVSCAYSPRPESFMDKRRLLYGKVFRSHLFGSPTIVSTDAEVSRWVLQSDGRSFVPSYPKSLTELMGKSSILLINGNLQRRVHGLIGAFFKSSDLKAQITRDMQCYVQQSMSSWKNERLIHIQDEAKHIVFQILVKGLIGLQSVTETQFLKQQFKEFIAGLMSLPVKLPGSRLYRSLQAKKKMVMLIKSIILEKRKNNCGRTPLDVVDVLINDASDQLTDDLISDNMIDLMIPAEDSVPVLVTLAVKYLSECPLALQQLEEENMQLKKRRSLPGEDLQWTDYMSLSFTQDVITETLRLGNIISGIMRKAVRDVEIKGHFIPKGWCVFAYFRSVHLDENHYEEAYKFNPWRWKDKDMSTCSFTPFGGGQRLCPGLDLSRLEASIFLHHLVTNFTQKIKERERMVEVS; the protein is encoded by the exons ATGGACTTCACATGTGTGCACGAGGTGAGCAACGGCGCTTGCGAGGACGGAGGCACAGT AACGTACAAAGGGGTTGATCGTGGGATCCAACTTGGGAGGATGGATAGGTTGATGATGATATGGGCGACTTTAATGGTGCTTTTGATGGCAGCGATCATTTCACAGACTCGGAGGATGAGGAGAAGCCACAAGAGAGCTCGGCTCCCTGCAGGGTCCCCGGGTTGGCCGCTCGTCGGCGAGACCTTCGAGTTCGTCTCCTGCGCCTACTCGCCTCGGCCGGAGAGCTTCATGGACAAGCGTCGACTCTT GTACGGGAAGGTATTCAGGTCGCATCTCTTCGGCAGCCCGACGATCGTGTCGACGGACGCAGAGGTCAGCAGGTGGGTGCTGCAGAGCGACGGGCGGTCGTTCGTGCCGTCGTATCCGAAATCCCTCACGGAGCTGATGGGGAAATCCTCCATCCTACTGATCAACGGGAACCTCCAAAGACGAGTCCATGGCCTCATCGGCGCATTCTTCAAGTCGTCTGACCTCAAGGCTCAGATCACCAGAGACATGCAGTGCTACGTGCAGCAGTCCATGAGCAGCTGGAAGAACGAACGGCTCATCCACATCCAAGACGAGGCTAAACAC ATCGTCTTCCAAATCCTAGTAAAAGGGCTGATTGGTCTACAGTCAGTGACGGAGACGCAATTCTTaaagcaacaattcaaagaatttaTTGCTGGTTTAATGTCTTTGCCTGTGAAGCTACCAGGAAGCAGACTCTATCGATCGCTGCAG GCAAAGAAGAAGATGGTGATGTTGATAAAgagcatcattctggagaagaggaagaacaaCTGCGGACGCACCCCGCTCGACGTCGTCGACGTCCTCATCAACGACGCCAGTGATCAGTTGACCGACGATCTCATATCGGACAACATGATCGATCTGATGATTCCAGCCGAGGATTCGGTGCCTGTTCTTGTTACACTTGCAGTCAAGTACCTCAGTGAATGTCCTCTTGCGCTCCAACAGTTGGAG GAAGAGAACATGCAGTTGAAGAAGCGAAGATCACTACCTGGTGAGGATCTGCAATGGACCGACTACATGTCCTTATCATTCACACAAGAT GTCATAACGGAGACTCTACGGCTGGGGAACATCATCAGCGGGATCATGCGCAAGGCTGTGAGAGATGTGGAGATCAAGGGGCACTTCATACCCAAGGGATGGTGCGTGTTCGCCTACTTTCGATCGGTTCATCTCGACGAGAACCATTACGAGGAGGCCTACAAGTTCAATCCATGGAGGTGGAAG GACAAGGACATGAGTACTtgtagctttactccttttggagGTGGGCAAAGGCTGTGCCCTGGGCTGGATCTGTCCAGGCTGGAGGCTTCCATCTTTCTCCACCACTTGGTCACCAACTTCAC GCAGAagatcaaagagagagagaggatggtcgAAGTTTCCTAG
- the LOC103999307 gene encoding cytochrome P450 90D2 isoform X4, with product MDFTCVHEVSNGACEDGGTVTYKGVDRGIQLGRMDRLMMIWATLMVLLMAAIISQTRRMRRSHKRARLPAGSPGWPLVGETFEFVSCAYSPRPESFMDKRRLLYGKVFRSHLFGSPTIVSTDAEVSRWVLQSDGRSFVPSYPKSLTELMGKSSILLINGNLQRRVHGLIGAFFKSSDLKAQITRDMQCYVQQSMSSWKNERLIHIQDEAKHLPGSRLYRSLQAKKKMVMLIKSIILEKRKNNCGRTPLDVVDVLINDASDQLTDDLISDNMIDLMIPAEDSVPVLVTLAVKYLSECPLALQQLEEENMQLKKRRSLPGEDLQWTDYMSLSFTQDVITETLRLGNIISGIMRKAVRDVEIKGHFIPKGWCVFAYFRSVHLDENHYEEAYKFNPWRWKDKDMSTCSFTPFGGGQRLCPGLDLSRLEASIFLHHLVTNFTWEAEEDQIVNFPTVRMKRRMPIRVRRKT from the exons ATGGACTTCACATGTGTGCACGAGGTGAGCAACGGCGCTTGCGAGGACGGAGGCACAGT AACGTACAAAGGGGTTGATCGTGGGATCCAACTTGGGAGGATGGATAGGTTGATGATGATATGGGCGACTTTAATGGTGCTTTTGATGGCAGCGATCATTTCACAGACTCGGAGGATGAGGAGAAGCCACAAGAGAGCTCGGCTCCCTGCAGGGTCCCCGGGTTGGCCGCTCGTCGGCGAGACCTTCGAGTTCGTCTCCTGCGCCTACTCGCCTCGGCCGGAGAGCTTCATGGACAAGCGTCGACTCTT GTACGGGAAGGTATTCAGGTCGCATCTCTTCGGCAGCCCGACGATCGTGTCGACGGACGCAGAGGTCAGCAGGTGGGTGCTGCAGAGCGACGGGCGGTCGTTCGTGCCGTCGTATCCGAAATCCCTCACGGAGCTGATGGGGAAATCCTCCATCCTACTGATCAACGGGAACCTCCAAAGACGAGTCCATGGCCTCATCGGCGCATTCTTCAAGTCGTCTGACCTCAAGGCTCAGATCACCAGAGACATGCAGTGCTACGTGCAGCAGTCCATGAGCAGCTGGAAGAACGAACGGCTCATCCACATCCAAGACGAGGCTAAACAC CTACCAGGAAGCAGACTCTATCGATCGCTGCAG GCAAAGAAGAAGATGGTGATGTTGATAAAgagcatcattctggagaagaggaagaacaaCTGCGGACGCACCCCGCTCGACGTCGTCGACGTCCTCATCAACGACGCCAGTGATCAGTTGACCGACGATCTCATATCGGACAACATGATCGATCTGATGATTCCAGCCGAGGATTCGGTGCCTGTTCTTGTTACACTTGCAGTCAAGTACCTCAGTGAATGTCCTCTTGCGCTCCAACAGTTGGAG GAAGAGAACATGCAGTTGAAGAAGCGAAGATCACTACCTGGTGAGGATCTGCAATGGACCGACTACATGTCCTTATCATTCACACAAGAT GTCATAACGGAGACTCTACGGCTGGGGAACATCATCAGCGGGATCATGCGCAAGGCTGTGAGAGATGTGGAGATCAAGGGGCACTTCATACCCAAGGGATGGTGCGTGTTCGCCTACTTTCGATCGGTTCATCTCGACGAGAACCATTACGAGGAGGCCTACAAGTTCAATCCATGGAGGTGGAAG GACAAGGACATGAGTACTtgtagctttactccttttggagGTGGGCAAAGGCTGTGCCCTGGGCTGGATCTGTCCAGGCTGGAGGCTTCCATCTTTCTCCACCACTTGGTCACCAACTTCAC GTGGGAGGCAGAGGAGGACCAGATTGTGAACTTCCCCACTGTAAGAATGAAGCGAAGAATGCCCATCAGGGTGAGAAGGAAGACCTAA
- the LOC103999307 gene encoding cytochrome P450 90D2 isoform X1: MDFTCVHEVSNGACEDGGTVTYKGVDRGIQLGRMDRLMMIWATLMVLLMAAIISQTRRMRRSHKRARLPAGSPGWPLVGETFEFVSCAYSPRPESFMDKRRLLYGKVFRSHLFGSPTIVSTDAEVSRWVLQSDGRSFVPSYPKSLTELMGKSSILLINGNLQRRVHGLIGAFFKSSDLKAQITRDMQCYVQQSMSSWKNERLIHIQDEAKHIVFQILVKGLIGLQSVTETQFLKQQFKEFIAGLMSLPVKLPGSRLYRSLQAKKKMVMLIKSIILEKRKNNCGRTPLDVVDVLINDASDQLTDDLISDNMIDLMIPAEDSVPVLVTLAVKYLSECPLALQQLEEENMQLKKRRSLPGEDLQWTDYMSLSFTQDVITETLRLGNIISGIMRKAVRDVEIKGHFIPKGWCVFAYFRSVHLDENHYEEAYKFNPWRWKDKDMSTCSFTPFGGGQRLCPGLDLSRLEASIFLHHLVTNFTWEAEEDQIVNFPTVRMKRRMPIRVRRKT; this comes from the exons ATGGACTTCACATGTGTGCACGAGGTGAGCAACGGCGCTTGCGAGGACGGAGGCACAGT AACGTACAAAGGGGTTGATCGTGGGATCCAACTTGGGAGGATGGATAGGTTGATGATGATATGGGCGACTTTAATGGTGCTTTTGATGGCAGCGATCATTTCACAGACTCGGAGGATGAGGAGAAGCCACAAGAGAGCTCGGCTCCCTGCAGGGTCCCCGGGTTGGCCGCTCGTCGGCGAGACCTTCGAGTTCGTCTCCTGCGCCTACTCGCCTCGGCCGGAGAGCTTCATGGACAAGCGTCGACTCTT GTACGGGAAGGTATTCAGGTCGCATCTCTTCGGCAGCCCGACGATCGTGTCGACGGACGCAGAGGTCAGCAGGTGGGTGCTGCAGAGCGACGGGCGGTCGTTCGTGCCGTCGTATCCGAAATCCCTCACGGAGCTGATGGGGAAATCCTCCATCCTACTGATCAACGGGAACCTCCAAAGACGAGTCCATGGCCTCATCGGCGCATTCTTCAAGTCGTCTGACCTCAAGGCTCAGATCACCAGAGACATGCAGTGCTACGTGCAGCAGTCCATGAGCAGCTGGAAGAACGAACGGCTCATCCACATCCAAGACGAGGCTAAACAC ATCGTCTTCCAAATCCTAGTAAAAGGGCTGATTGGTCTACAGTCAGTGACGGAGACGCAATTCTTaaagcaacaattcaaagaatttaTTGCTGGTTTAATGTCTTTGCCTGTGAAGCTACCAGGAAGCAGACTCTATCGATCGCTGCAG GCAAAGAAGAAGATGGTGATGTTGATAAAgagcatcattctggagaagaggaagaacaaCTGCGGACGCACCCCGCTCGACGTCGTCGACGTCCTCATCAACGACGCCAGTGATCAGTTGACCGACGATCTCATATCGGACAACATGATCGATCTGATGATTCCAGCCGAGGATTCGGTGCCTGTTCTTGTTACACTTGCAGTCAAGTACCTCAGTGAATGTCCTCTTGCGCTCCAACAGTTGGAG GAAGAGAACATGCAGTTGAAGAAGCGAAGATCACTACCTGGTGAGGATCTGCAATGGACCGACTACATGTCCTTATCATTCACACAAGAT GTCATAACGGAGACTCTACGGCTGGGGAACATCATCAGCGGGATCATGCGCAAGGCTGTGAGAGATGTGGAGATCAAGGGGCACTTCATACCCAAGGGATGGTGCGTGTTCGCCTACTTTCGATCGGTTCATCTCGACGAGAACCATTACGAGGAGGCCTACAAGTTCAATCCATGGAGGTGGAAG GACAAGGACATGAGTACTtgtagctttactccttttggagGTGGGCAAAGGCTGTGCCCTGGGCTGGATCTGTCCAGGCTGGAGGCTTCCATCTTTCTCCACCACTTGGTCACCAACTTCAC GTGGGAGGCAGAGGAGGACCAGATTGTGAACTTCCCCACTGTAAGAATGAAGCGAAGAATGCCCATCAGGGTGAGAAGGAAGACCTAA
- the LOC103999307 gene encoding cytochrome P450 90D2 isoform X3 — protein sequence MDRLMMIWATLMVLLMAAIISQTRRMRRSHKRARLPAGSPGWPLVGETFEFVSCAYSPRPESFMDKRRLLYGKVFRSHLFGSPTIVSTDAEVSRWVLQSDGRSFVPSYPKSLTELMGKSSILLINGNLQRRVHGLIGAFFKSSDLKAQITRDMQCYVQQSMSSWKNERLIHIQDEAKHIVFQILVKGLIGLQSVTETQFLKQQFKEFIAGLMSLPVKLPGSRLYRSLQAKKKMVMLIKSIILEKRKNNCGRTPLDVVDVLINDASDQLTDDLISDNMIDLMIPAEDSVPVLVTLAVKYLSECPLALQQLEEENMQLKKRRSLPGEDLQWTDYMSLSFTQDVITETLRLGNIISGIMRKAVRDVEIKGHFIPKGWCVFAYFRSVHLDENHYEEAYKFNPWRWKDKDMSTCSFTPFGGGQRLCPGLDLSRLEASIFLHHLVTNFTWEAEEDQIVNFPTVRMKRRMPIRVRRKT from the exons ATGGATAGGTTGATGATGATATGGGCGACTTTAATGGTGCTTTTGATGGCAGCGATCATTTCACAGACTCGGAGGATGAGGAGAAGCCACAAGAGAGCTCGGCTCCCTGCAGGGTCCCCGGGTTGGCCGCTCGTCGGCGAGACCTTCGAGTTCGTCTCCTGCGCCTACTCGCCTCGGCCGGAGAGCTTCATGGACAAGCGTCGACTCTT GTACGGGAAGGTATTCAGGTCGCATCTCTTCGGCAGCCCGACGATCGTGTCGACGGACGCAGAGGTCAGCAGGTGGGTGCTGCAGAGCGACGGGCGGTCGTTCGTGCCGTCGTATCCGAAATCCCTCACGGAGCTGATGGGGAAATCCTCCATCCTACTGATCAACGGGAACCTCCAAAGACGAGTCCATGGCCTCATCGGCGCATTCTTCAAGTCGTCTGACCTCAAGGCTCAGATCACCAGAGACATGCAGTGCTACGTGCAGCAGTCCATGAGCAGCTGGAAGAACGAACGGCTCATCCACATCCAAGACGAGGCTAAACAC ATCGTCTTCCAAATCCTAGTAAAAGGGCTGATTGGTCTACAGTCAGTGACGGAGACGCAATTCTTaaagcaacaattcaaagaatttaTTGCTGGTTTAATGTCTTTGCCTGTGAAGCTACCAGGAAGCAGACTCTATCGATCGCTGCAG GCAAAGAAGAAGATGGTGATGTTGATAAAgagcatcattctggagaagaggaagaacaaCTGCGGACGCACCCCGCTCGACGTCGTCGACGTCCTCATCAACGACGCCAGTGATCAGTTGACCGACGATCTCATATCGGACAACATGATCGATCTGATGATTCCAGCCGAGGATTCGGTGCCTGTTCTTGTTACACTTGCAGTCAAGTACCTCAGTGAATGTCCTCTTGCGCTCCAACAGTTGGAG GAAGAGAACATGCAGTTGAAGAAGCGAAGATCACTACCTGGTGAGGATCTGCAATGGACCGACTACATGTCCTTATCATTCACACAAGAT GTCATAACGGAGACTCTACGGCTGGGGAACATCATCAGCGGGATCATGCGCAAGGCTGTGAGAGATGTGGAGATCAAGGGGCACTTCATACCCAAGGGATGGTGCGTGTTCGCCTACTTTCGATCGGTTCATCTCGACGAGAACCATTACGAGGAGGCCTACAAGTTCAATCCATGGAGGTGGAAG GACAAGGACATGAGTACTtgtagctttactccttttggagGTGGGCAAAGGCTGTGCCCTGGGCTGGATCTGTCCAGGCTGGAGGCTTCCATCTTTCTCCACCACTTGGTCACCAACTTCAC GTGGGAGGCAGAGGAGGACCAGATTGTGAACTTCCCCACTGTAAGAATGAAGCGAAGAATGCCCATCAGGGTGAGAAGGAAGACCTAA
- the LOC135623246 gene encoding uncharacterized protein LOC135623246, producing MIDVYGCSSPSSRGKDWNLLLFSEVQNGASSCWSPALSYSHSFVFFFKRSYRSHRRCHYHSRSHDRSYCHNRSSFHCTTSFLPSLVPIFFLSQTLLPHRSRNLFFFHCSVSSPSLPAAAATAATASPYPLPLFFPFPFSSSSFPSLLSQLHCCSRSLSHCRSLFFLPCSSSSPSSLPTAAAIVAAAAPSSPSLLPLLPFFLPLPPSLPQLQLPQPQPQLLLSLLLFLLLPFFFFSSSPSSPSSPRRTAPPLLCFLLQETEVPPLHPLLLLLFLFFFFSFFSFFFSSSSLLLPDTPHLLTAAHAAAILLFFPFSLLLLLLPTPHTSSPLFPPAGNRGAAALAAATSCSSPTPLSFSSSSILLFSLFFLLSSFPSSSFLLLLFFLSPLFFFFFFFFFFFFYIYI from the exons ATGATTGATGTGTACGGCTGTAGCTCTCCCTCTTCGCGAGGGAAAGATTGGAATTTGTTACTCTTTTCTGAAGTACAAAATGGTGCTTCTTCTTGTTGG tcacctgctctctcttactctcattccttcgttttctttttcaaacgcagctatcgTAGCCATCGCcgttgccactaccacagtcgtagccacgaccgcagctactgtcacaaccgcagctccttccactgtactacttccttcctcccttctctcgttcctattttttttctttcccaaacactgcTGCCACACCgcagccgcaacctcttcttctttcactgctctgtttcctctccttctcttccagccgcagctgccactgccgcaactgCCTCCCCttatcctcttcctctcttcttcccttttcctttctcttcttcttcctttccttctcttctttcccagctgcactgctgcagtcgcagcctcagccactgccgcagcctcttcttcctcccctgctcatcttcctctccttcttctcttccaactgcagctgccatcgtcgcagccgcagccccttcttccccttctcttcttcctctccttcccttcttccttcctcttcctccttccctgccacagctgcagctgccacagccgcaaccgcagctacttctttcccttctcctcttccttctccttcctttcttcttcttctcttcttctccttcctccccttcttctccccgacgaacagcacctcctctcctctgtttcctcctgcaggaaacagaggtgccgccacttcacccgcttctacttcttctcttcctcttcttcttcttctccttcttctccttcttcttctcctcttcttcccttctcctacccgacaccccacaccttctcactgcagcccatgccgcagccatccttcttttttttcctttttctcttcttcttcttctcctccccacgccccacacctcgtctcctctgtttccgcctgcaggaaacagaggtgctgcagccctagctgctgccacctcttgctcctctcccactcccctctctttttcttcttcttccattcttctcttctccctcttcttcctcctctcttc